One Desulfovibrio sp. UIB00 DNA window includes the following coding sequences:
- a CDS encoding GTP-binding protein: MRLITVAGPPACGKTSLVVRAGAALKARGATCAVIKFDCLQTRDDELYAAADIPVSVALSGGLCPDHFFATNLEEAFAWAGETGANICIIETAGLCNRCSPHLRGALALCVIDNLMGIDAPEKIGPMLRLADVVAVTKGDLVSQAEREVYRYRIRQMNQRAVIRHVNGLTGQGCAELAAIMAIAPDIASVTDMRLRFAMPAAICSYCLSEMRIGARYQKGNVKKAEFGEGHGA; encoded by the coding sequence ATGCGTCTCATAACCGTGGCGGGGCCGCCCGCGTGCGGTAAAACCTCGCTGGTGGTAAGGGCTGGCGCGGCCTTGAAGGCGCGGGGCGCGACCTGCGCCGTCATCAAGTTTGACTGCCTGCAAACCCGCGACGACGAACTCTACGCGGCGGCGGATATTCCCGTTTCCGTGGCACTTTCCGGCGGGCTGTGCCCCGACCATTTTTTTGCCACCAATCTGGAAGAAGCCTTTGCCTGGGCTGGAGAAACCGGGGCCAACATCTGCATTATCGAAACTGCTGGCCTGTGCAACCGTTGCTCGCCACATCTGCGCGGAGCCTTGGCCCTGTGCGTCATCGACAACCTCATGGGCATTGACGCGCCGGAAAAAATTGGGCCAATGCTGCGGCTGGCAGATGTGGTGGCCGTGACCAAGGGGGATCTGGTTTCGCAGGCAGAGCGCGAGGTCTACCGCTACCGCATCCGGCAGATGAACCAGCGGGCGGTTATCCGCCACGTGAACGGCCTGACAGGGCAGGGTTGCGCGGAGCTTGCCGCCATCATGGCCATCGCGCCGGACATTGCCTCCGTTACCGACATGCGGCTGCGCTTCGCCATGCCCGCAGCCATCTGCTCCTATTGCCTGAGCGAAATGCGCATTGGCGCGCGCTACCAAAAGGGCAACGTCAAAAAGGCGGAATTTGGAGAGGGCCATGGAGCGTGA
- a CDS encoding class I SAM-dependent rRNA methyltransferase: MRKLCLKKNEDRRLRAGHLWIFANEVDVKQSPLTDFAPGESATLCDWRGAPLGSVCVNSASLICARLHSRKPDVELDEALLTQRLESALALRQRLYPGPWYRLCHGEGDFLPGLVIDRYGDHLTVQVTTAGMEQRREALTAALHTLLRPTSILWANDLAARGLENLSREQESEGLLPERLEVPENGCRFFAPCATGQKTGWFYDQRPNRAELARYAKDADVLDIFSYVGGFGVTAAAAGARSVTFVDASALALAFAEENARANAPGCEAQTLCGDAFDLLRQMRDEGRRFQAISLDPPAFIKRRKDAALGLAAYKQANDLAVQLLAPGGILATSSCSHHLETQSLRACLTQAAAKRKLHARILFAGGQGPDHPIHAAMPETAYLKCFIAQVGA; encoded by the coding sequence ATGCGCAAACTCTGTCTCAAAAAAAATGAAGATCGGCGTCTGCGCGCCGGGCATCTCTGGATTTTCGCCAATGAGGTGGACGTAAAACAAAGCCCGCTCACCGACTTTGCCCCCGGTGAATCCGCGACACTGTGCGACTGGCGCGGCGCGCCCCTTGGCAGCGTGTGCGTCAACTCGGCTTCGCTTATCTGCGCCCGCCTGCACAGCCGCAAGCCCGATGTGGAACTGGACGAAGCCCTGCTGACCCAAAGGCTGGAATCGGCACTGGCCCTGCGCCAGCGCCTCTATCCCGGCCCCTGGTACAGGCTTTGCCACGGCGAGGGCGATTTTTTGCCCGGTCTGGTCATTGACCGTTACGGCGACCACCTGACCGTACAGGTCACCACTGCGGGCATGGAACAAAGGCGTGAGGCGCTCACAGCTGCCCTGCACACGCTGCTGCGCCCCACGTCCATTCTCTGGGCCAACGACCTTGCCGCGCGCGGGCTTGAAAACCTCTCCCGCGAGCAAGAGAGCGAAGGCCTGTTGCCCGAAAGGCTGGAAGTGCCGGAAAACGGCTGCCGCTTTTTCGCGCCCTGCGCCACAGGCCAGAAAACCGGCTGGTTTTACGACCAGCGCCCCAACAGGGCGGAACTGGCGCGCTATGCCAAGGATGCCGACGTGCTGGATATTTTCAGCTATGTTGGCGGGTTCGGCGTTACCGCAGCAGCTGCGGGGGCGCGCTCCGTCACCTTTGTGGACGCCTCGGCCCTGGCGCTCGCCTTTGCGGAAGAAAACGCCCGAGCCAACGCCCCCGGCTGCGAAGCCCAAACCCTGTGCGGCGACGCCTTTGACCTGCTGCGCCAGATGCGCGACGAGGGCCGCCGCTTTCAGGCCATCAGCCTTGATCCCCCGGCCTTCATCAAGCGCCGCAAGGACGCGGCCCTTGGCCTGGCGGCCTATAAGCAGGCCAATGATCTGGCCGTGCAACTGCTGGCGCCGGGGGGCATACTTGCAACCTCGTCCTGTTCGCACCATCTTGAAACGCAGTCTTTGCGCGCTTGCTTGACGCAGGCCGCCGCCAAGCGCAAACTGCATGCCCGTATTCTTTTTGCCGGGGGCCAGGGGCCGGATCATCCCATCCACGCCGCCATGCCCGAAACGGCCTATCTGAAGTGCTTTATCGCCCAAGTGGGCGCGTAA
- a CDS encoding ATP-binding cassette domain-containing protein — protein MERENMELSLRSLSLTPGRDKAGQPEKTQIHFRPGEITALLGPTGAGKSRFLSDIESLAAGDTPTGRTVLLNGAEPDEDTRFDLQGRLVAQLTQNMNFVLDMGVLDFLRTHALSREVPDPEAAAARVFAAANELAGESFDGCTQLTQLSGGQSRALMIADTALLSWSPVLLIDEIENAGVDKRKALDLLLASDKIIVMATHDPVLALAADRRLVFEQGAVASVLARTPAEDVLLARLEEMERQWSEVREALRKGADMSPWVL, from the coding sequence ATGGAGCGTGAAAATATGGAGCTGTCCCTGCGCAGTCTGAGCCTGACCCCAGGCCGCGACAAGGCAGGCCAGCCGGAAAAGACGCAGATTCACTTCCGCCCCGGTGAAATCACGGCCCTGTTGGGGCCAACGGGCGCTGGCAAGAGCCGCTTTTTGAGCGATATTGAGTCGCTGGCCGCAGGCGATACCCCAACTGGCCGCACCGTATTGCTCAACGGCGCGGAACCCGATGAAGATACGCGCTTTGACCTACAGGGGCGGCTGGTGGCCCAGCTGACCCAGAACATGAATTTTGTGCTGGACATGGGCGTGCTAGATTTTTTGCGCACCCACGCGCTAAGCCGCGAGGTGCCAGACCCTGAAGCCGCTGCGGCCAGGGTTTTTGCCGCCGCCAATGAACTGGCTGGCGAATCCTTTGACGGGTGTACGCAGTTGACCCAGCTTTCCGGCGGGCAGTCGCGAGCCCTGATGATTGCGGATACAGCCCTGCTCAGCTGGTCGCCCGTGCTGCTCATTGACGAAATTGAAAATGCCGGAGTGGACAAGCGCAAGGCCCTTGATCTGCTGCTGGCCTCGGATAAGATTATTGTCATGGCAACGCACGATCCCGTGCTGGCTTTGGCGGCAGACAGGCGACTGGTGTTCGAGCAGGGGGCCGTGGCATCGGTGCTGGCGCGTACCCCGGCGGAGGATGTCCTTCTGGCTCGGCTGGAAGAGATGGAGCGGCAGTGGTCTGAGGTGCGCGAGGCTCTGCGCAAAGGGGCGGACATGTCCCCCTGGGTTCTTTAG
- the hypD gene encoding hydrogenase formation protein HypD — protein MQLETAFQNPQLCHSLLDRLNRALDGRTMRFMEVCGTHTVAIFQSGLRSLLPKSVTHLSGPGCPVCVTHDAEVAAFLELAGRDRVIIATFGDLLRVPGPGGLSLKHAQAQGARVEIVYSPLDALTLAAANPGDTVVFLGIGFETTAPTVAATLLTAQQRGLNNFCVLSLHKLVPPALRILLEDSQCGVEAFLLPGHVSTILGLEPYAFLARDFHVPGIVGGFQPADILLALCLMAEQMRDGKPDVVNAYPRAVDDTGNPRARALLEQFFQPADALWRGIGRIPQSGLALRPEYESMDAMKRLDLTLPDVPPLPGCRCGDVLKGRITPPDCPLFGKRCTPANPVGPCMVSTEGSCAAYFKYSER, from the coding sequence ATGCAACTGGAAACCGCCTTTCAGAATCCGCAACTGTGCCACAGCCTTCTTGATCGCCTTAACCGCGCCCTTGATGGTCGCACAATGCGTTTCATGGAAGTGTGCGGCACCCATACAGTTGCCATCTTCCAGAGCGGCCTGCGCTCGCTCCTGCCCAAATCGGTAACGCACCTTTCCGGCCCCGGCTGCCCCGTATGCGTCACGCACGATGCGGAAGTAGCTGCTTTTCTTGAGCTTGCGGGCCGTGACCGCGTCATCATAGCCACTTTTGGCGACCTTTTGCGCGTGCCCGGCCCCGGCGGCCTCAGCCTCAAACACGCTCAGGCCCAGGGCGCGCGGGTTGAAATTGTCTATTCGCCGCTGGACGCTCTGACCCTTGCGGCGGCCAACCCCGGCGATACAGTGGTTTTTCTGGGCATTGGTTTTGAAACCACCGCCCCCACCGTGGCCGCCACCCTGCTCACCGCCCAGCAGCGCGGGCTGAACAACTTCTGCGTGCTCTCCCTGCACAAGCTTGTGCCCCCTGCCCTGCGTATCCTGCTTGAAGACAGCCAGTGCGGCGTAGAAGCCTTTTTGCTGCCGGGGCACGTTTCCACCATTCTTGGGCTGGAGCCTTACGCCTTTCTGGCGCGCGATTTTCATGTTCCCGGCATTGTGGGCGGCTTCCAGCCCGCCGACATTCTGCTGGCCCTCTGCCTCATGGCCGAGCAGATGCGCGACGGCAAGCCCGATGTGGTCAATGCCTATCCCCGCGCCGTGGACGACACGGGCAACCCCCGCGCCCGCGCCCTGCTGGAACAGTTTTTCCAACCGGCGGACGCCCTGTGGCGCGGCATAGGCCGCATACCCCAGAGCGGCCTGGCCCTGCGCCCGGAATATGAGAGCATGGACGCCATGAAGCGCCTTGACCTCACCTTGCCGGATGTCCCCCCCCTGCCCGGCTGTCGCTGCGGCGATGTGCTCAAGGGGCGCATTACCCCGCCGGACTGCCCGCTTTTCGGCAAGCGCTGCACCCCAGCCAACCCCGTTGGCCCCTGTATGGTTTCCACCGAGGGCAGTTGCGCGGCCTACTTTAAATATTCGGAGCGATAA
- the hypE gene encoding hydrogenase expression/formation protein HypE produces the protein MDECLLLDAGSGGRASQRLIAQCFMRHFANPLLERMDDAALLTDLSGPLAMSTDSYTVTPLFFAGGSIGSLAVHGTVNDVAMLGARPRYLSCGFILEEGLPLETLERVVADMGAAAREAGVSIVTGDTKVVPRGACDKIFINTTGIGQVFASPSPSGHNARPGDVVLVSGAMGDHGLTVMGSREGLSFLTDVASDSAPLNHMIEDIINTVGEVHVLRDPTRGGLATTLNEIAEQSQVSILLDEASVPVHEAVRNGCSFLGMDPLYLANEGKCICIVPESSAEAALEAMRRSPYGKEAARIGTVTEGKAQVALQTLIGGRRLLGMLEGAQLPRIC, from the coding sequence ATGGACGAGTGCCTTCTTCTTGATGCTGGCAGCGGCGGCAGAGCCTCGCAGCGCCTTATTGCCCAGTGCTTCATGCGCCATTTTGCCAATCCCCTGCTGGAACGCATGGACGATGCAGCGCTTTTGACCGATCTTTCCGGCCCGCTGGCCATGAGTACCGATTCCTACACGGTGACGCCCCTGTTTTTCGCAGGCGGCAGCATCGGCAGTCTGGCTGTGCACGGCACCGTCAACGACGTTGCAATGCTGGGCGCGCGGCCCCGCTACCTGAGCTGCGGATTTATCCTTGAAGAAGGCCTGCCCCTCGAAACCCTCGAGCGCGTTGTGGCCGACATGGGCGCGGCAGCCCGCGAGGCCGGGGTGAGCATTGTGACGGGCGACACCAAGGTTGTGCCGCGCGGTGCTTGCGACAAGATTTTCATCAATACCACAGGCATCGGGCAGGTGTTTGCCTCGCCCTCGCCCTCGGGGCACAATGCCCGACCCGGCGATGTAGTACTGGTCAGCGGAGCCATGGGCGACCACGGTCTCACGGTCATGGGCAGCCGCGAAGGCCTGTCCTTCCTTACGGACGTGGCCTCGGACTCCGCCCCGCTGAACCACATGATTGAAGACATCATCAACACTGTGGGCGAGGTGCATGTGCTGCGCGACCCCACTCGCGGCGGGCTTGCCACCACGCTCAACGAAATCGCCGAGCAGTCGCAGGTGTCCATCCTGCTTGACGAGGCCAGCGTTCCCGTTCACGAAGCCGTGCGCAACGGCTGTTCCTTCCTCGGCATGGATCCTCTGTACCTTGCCAACGAAGGCAAGTGCATCTGCATTGTGCCCGAAAGCAGCGCAGAAGCAGCCCTTGAGGCCATGCGCCGCTCGCCCTACGGCAAGGAAGCGGCCCGCATCGGCACGGTAACGGAAGGCAAGGCGCAGGTGGCGCTGCAAACCCTCATAGGGGGCCGCCGCCTGCTGGGTATGCTGGAGGGCGCGCAGTTGCCCCGCATCTGTTAG
- a CDS encoding ABC transporter substrate-binding protein, which produces MKRLEHLMQALQQQDDTPVMGKTDLLLYAPCPVKLVVKERIEAIAAAANPSLTAHIPMGCTSVDPYDPLYMESDVNKLPAVIASIGYGDFWRGEFVRRFVNTGVFESVQPRVLNPLYADAGLIDPAGAYTIYGVTPYIFLVDHKKLDGLPAPKNWADLMNPRYRGQIVMCGDGDDMADAVLLNQYKDFGEPGVTGLAANIKSFMHSSRMAKVCGTAAPDAGGIFIIPLFFAESTKLPEHVEIVWPEDGAAASPLYLLAKKSEKARLAPVLDFFANGFGGIDSAAWFIPVDGSRPSQLPAGAKLKWVGWDFVESNDVNSLRDILALKFRRLQAGTACVS; this is translated from the coding sequence ATGAAAAGGCTTGAACATCTCATGCAGGCATTGCAGCAGCAGGATGATACCCCCGTCATGGGCAAAACAGACCTGCTGCTCTATGCCCCCTGCCCGGTAAAGCTTGTGGTCAAGGAGCGCATAGAGGCCATTGCCGCTGCGGCAAATCCTTCCCTGACGGCGCATATACCTATGGGCTGCACGTCGGTTGATCCTTATGACCCGCTGTATATGGAATCAGACGTGAACAAGCTGCCCGCCGTTATCGCGTCCATTGGCTACGGCGACTTCTGGCGCGGCGAATTTGTGCGGCGTTTTGTCAACACGGGCGTATTTGAAAGCGTACAGCCCCGCGTACTGAATCCCCTGTATGCCGATGCCGGGCTGATTGACCCTGCCGGGGCCTATACCATCTATGGCGTGACCCCGTATATTTTTCTGGTAGACCACAAAAAGCTGGACGGCCTGCCAGCGCCGAAAAACTGGGCAGACCTCATGAACCCACGTTATCGCGGGCAGATTGTCATGTGCGGCGATGGCGACGACATGGCCGATGCCGTGCTGCTCAACCAGTACAAGGATTTTGGCGAACCGGGCGTCACCGGGCTTGCCGCCAACATTAAAAGCTTCATGCACTCCTCGCGCATGGCAAAGGTCTGCGGCACAGCCGCGCCGGATGCCGGGGGCATCTTTATCATCCCCCTGTTTTTTGCCGAGAGCACCAAGCTTCCGGAACACGTGGAAATTGTCTGGCCTGAGGACGGCGCAGCCGCAAGCCCCCTCTACCTGCTGGCAAAAAAGTCTGAAAAAGCCCGTCTGGCCCCGGTGCTGGATTTCTTTGCCAATGGCTTTGGCGGCATAGACAGCGCCGCATGGTTCATCCCTGTGGACGGTTCGCGCCCTTCGCAGTTGCCCGCAGGGGCCAAGCTCAAATGGGTGGGCTGGGATTTTGTGGAAAGCAACGATGTGAACAGTCTGCGCGATATTCTGGCCCTGAAGTTCCGGCGTTTGCAGGCGGGCACGGCATGCGTCTCATAA
- a CDS encoding DUF1844 domain-containing protein produces MSDNNCGCKADGPMPEVTFSTFIISLASSALVHLGEVPNPETGGTETNLPLAKHSIDVLEMLRAKTENGLEEQERKLLESILYELRMKFVMKCGPDCACQSKKA; encoded by the coding sequence ATGAGTGACAATAACTGCGGCTGCAAGGCCGATGGCCCCATGCCGGAAGTGACGTTTTCGACCTTTATCATTTCGCTGGCGTCATCGGCATTGGTGCATCTGGGCGAGGTGCCCAATCCCGAAACCGGCGGTACGGAAACAAACCTGCCGCTGGCAAAGCACAGCATTGATGTACTGGAAATGCTGCGCGCCAAAACTGAAAATGGACTGGAAGAACAGGAGCGAAAGCTGCTGGAGAGCATCCTCTACGAGCTGCGCATGAAGTTCGTGATGAAGTGCGGCCCGGACTGCGCCTGTCAGTCAAAAAAAGCTTAA
- the nadB gene encoding L-aspartate oxidase, which yields MNSIRRHVPVLIIGSGVAGCTAALTLADSGCDVLLLNAGDRLADGNSELAQGGIIYQANPTPEHPSDAPALEKDILVAGHNYNYNKAVSFLCAQGPQCVDEVLIKRAQVPFDRNEDGTFNLTREGGHSTQRILHCADFSGRAIMEGLTAQVLAHPRITRLHRRAAIDLLTSHHHAKASQYRYEVRNRCLGAYVLNEETGETETILADWTVLATGGVGQVFLHSTNAPGCVGTGMSMAFRAGVDLANLEFMQFHPTALYEERSNRRSLITEAMRGEGARLLDSKGRAFMLDHDPRGDLAPRDVVAQAMMDEMLHTGAPCLYLDVSGVEQDVPTRFPTVYEKCREAGIDILKEPIPVVPAAHYFCGGVLTDVHGRTSLHGLYAIGECACTGLHGANRLASTSLLEALVWGVSSGKDLSHRVVAESGLPKALAAAIPDWKHEGDERRDDPALVAQDWANIRNTMWNYVGIARTEARLRRAFEDMRDLVRHIHDFYKRTRISRRLVDLFHGSQTSYIITQAALRNKVSIGCHHRVD from the coding sequence GTGAATTCTATTCGCCGTCATGTGCCCGTGCTGATCATCGGCTCGGGCGTTGCCGGATGTACCGCTGCACTTACCCTTGCCGACTCTGGCTGCGACGTTCTCCTGCTCAACGCCGGAGACAGGCTGGCTGACGGCAACTCCGAACTTGCCCAGGGCGGCATCATCTATCAGGCAAATCCCACGCCAGAACATCCCTCGGACGCGCCAGCTCTGGAAAAGGACATTCTGGTTGCAGGGCACAATTATAATTACAACAAGGCCGTCAGTTTTCTGTGCGCGCAAGGCCCGCAGTGCGTGGATGAGGTGCTCATCAAGCGCGCCCAGGTGCCCTTTGACCGCAACGAGGACGGCACGTTCAACCTCACGCGCGAGGGCGGGCATTCCACCCAGCGTATTCTGCACTGCGCCGACTTTTCGGGCAGGGCCATCATGGAGGGCCTCACCGCCCAGGTGCTGGCGCATCCGCGCATCACACGGCTGCACCGCCGCGCCGCCATCGACCTTCTGACCAGCCACCACCACGCCAAGGCCTCGCAGTACCGCTACGAGGTGCGCAACCGCTGCCTTGGCGCGTACGTGCTCAATGAAGAAACCGGCGAAACGGAAACCATCCTCGCGGACTGGACTGTGCTTGCCACCGGCGGCGTGGGGCAGGTCTTCCTGCACTCCACCAACGCGCCCGGCTGCGTGGGCACGGGTATGTCCATGGCCTTTCGCGCTGGCGTTGATCTTGCCAACCTCGAGTTCATGCAGTTCCACCCAACCGCGCTGTACGAAGAACGCAGCAACCGCCGCTCGCTCATTACCGAGGCCATGCGCGGCGAGGGCGCGCGCCTGCTTGACAGCAAGGGCCGCGCCTTCATGCTCGACCACGACCCCAGGGGCGACCTGGCCCCGCGTGACGTGGTGGCCCAGGCCATGATGGACGAAATGCTGCACACCGGCGCGCCCTGCCTGTATCTGGATGTGAGCGGCGTGGAGCAGGACGTGCCCACGCGCTTTCCTACCGTATACGAAAAATGCCGCGAGGCCGGCATCGACATTCTCAAGGAGCCCATCCCCGTGGTGCCTGCGGCCCACTATTTCTGCGGCGGCGTACTCACCGATGTGCATGGACGCACCTCGCTGCACGGGCTATACGCCATCGGAGAATGCGCCTGCACCGGCCTGCACGGGGCCAACCGTCTTGCCAGCACCTCCCTGCTTGAGGCATTGGTATGGGGCGTGAGCAGCGGCAAGGATCTGTCCCACCGCGTGGTGGCCGAAAGCGGCCTGCCCAAGGCCCTTGCCGCCGCCATCCCAGACTGGAAACACGAAGGCGATGAGCGCAGGGACGACCCGGCCCTTGTGGCTCAGGACTGGGCAAACATCCGCAATACCATGTGGAATTACGTGGGCATTGCCCGGACAGAGGCGCGCCTGCGCCGCGCCTTTGAAGACATGCGCGACCTTGTGCGGCATATCCACGACTTTTACAAGCGCACGCGTATATCGCGGCGGCTGGTGGATCTTTTCCACGGCTCGCAGACCTCGTACATCATCACGCAGGCCGCGTTGCGCAACAAGGTAAGTATTGGCTGCCACCACCGGGTGGATTAA
- a CDS encoding alanine--glyoxylate aminotransferase family protein, which translates to MLNKVRLLTPGPTPLPERVRLVLAKDMIHHRKSEFKAVMGRVQERLRVLFGTADVVLPLSCSGTGAMTAAVYSLFTPGQRVLVVEGGKFGQRWREIAVSRGLEVTTLEVPWGEAVDPQAVATALKADPGIAAVLIQHSETSTGVLHPVEAVARITRDTDTLLLVDGISAVSLAPCPMDQWGIDCLVTGSQKGLMLPPGLALLALSPRAWKRAESVTPGCFYFNLPKERAKIAQGQTLFTSAVNLVVGLDESLEMLLENGLEAIYAKQWALTMLARAGVAAMGLELYAKTHFAWGITSVMLPAGVDGAEVLRIAMDNYGVCMAGGQDHMKGRMVRIGHMGWVDWADLVAGLHALNRGIIEAGGHCGSRDYLEEALAAYRMALAGKPGEPLPLIHS; encoded by the coding sequence ATGCTGAACAAAGTCCGCCTGCTCACCCCTGGCCCCACGCCTCTGCCGGAGCGCGTACGTCTTGTGCTTGCCAAAGACATGATCCACCACCGCAAAAGCGAATTCAAGGCCGTGATGGGCCGGGTTCAGGAGCGCCTGCGCGTGCTGTTCGGCACCGCAGATGTGGTTCTGCCCCTTTCCTGTTCCGGCACAGGCGCCATGACGGCGGCGGTGTACAGTCTGTTTACCCCCGGCCAGCGGGTACTGGTGGTCGAGGGCGGCAAGTTTGGTCAGCGCTGGCGCGAGATCGCGGTTTCGCGCGGGCTTGAAGTCACCACACTTGAAGTGCCGTGGGGCGAAGCCGTTGACCCGCAGGCCGTTGCAACGGCCCTCAAGGCCGATCCGGGCATCGCGGCGGTGCTTATCCAGCACTCCGAAACCTCCACCGGCGTACTGCACCCTGTGGAAGCAGTGGCGCGCATCACCCGCGATACCGACACTCTGCTGCTGGTGGACGGCATCTCTGCCGTGAGCCTCGCGCCCTGCCCCATGGATCAGTGGGGTATTGACTGCCTTGTCACCGGCTCGCAAAAAGGCCTCATGCTGCCCCCCGGCCTTGCGCTGCTGGCGCTCTCGCCCCGCGCATGGAAAAGGGCCGAAAGCGTCACGCCCGGCTGCTTCTATTTCAACCTGCCCAAGGAACGAGCCAAGATCGCTCAGGGGCAAACATTGTTCACCTCTGCGGTGAACCTTGTGGTCGGCCTGGACGAAAGTCTTGAAATGCTGCTGGAAAACGGTCTTGAAGCCATTTACGCCAAGCAGTGGGCGCTGACCATGCTGGCCCGTGCAGGCGTTGCCGCCATGGGCCTTGAGCTTTACGCCAAAACCCACTTTGCCTGGGGCATCACCAGCGTCATGCTGCCTGCGGGCGTTGACGGCGCCGAGGTGCTGCGCATCGCCATGGATAACTACGGAGTGTGCATGGCTGGCGGTCAGGATCACATGAAGGGCCGCATGGTGCGCATAGGCCATATGGGCTGGGTGGACTGGGCCGATCTGGTGGCCGGGCTGCATGCCCTTAACCGGGGCATCATTGAAGCGGGTGGACACTGCGGCTCGCGTGACTATCTTGAAGAAGCGCTGGCAGCTTATCGCATGGCCCTGGCGGGCAAACCAGGCGAGCCGCTGCCGCTGATCCACAGCTAG
- the argC gene encoding N-acetyl-gamma-glutamyl-phosphate reductase: MKTINVGLVGITGYAGMELTRLLVSHPSMRLAMACSRAESGKRLGDFYPFLNHMPGADVVISVFDPQEAARQCDVVFLAVPAGTAMDMAEMLLRAGVKVVDLSADFRLRDPETYATWYKREHVCTDLLHKAVYGLPELYAAEIAGAKLIANPGCYPTSVILGLYAAIKNDLVHTDDIVVDAKSGATGAGRKAAVPTLFCEISDNFRAYGLPTHRHTPEIEQELSLLAGHDMRISFNTHILPTNRGILSTIYTKLKNPATSLDEVREVFTRTWEHSPWVRILPKGALPETRFVRGSMFCDLGLVVDPRTGRLIIVSAIDNLCRGASGQAMANANLMCGLPVETGLNTLAPLA; the protein is encoded by the coding sequence ATGAAGACAATCAATGTGGGTCTGGTGGGCATTACCGGCTACGCGGGCATGGAACTGACGCGGCTTCTCGTGAGCCATCCTTCCATGCGGCTTGCCATGGCCTGTTCGCGGGCAGAATCGGGCAAACGGCTGGGGGATTTCTATCCTTTTCTGAACCACATGCCCGGCGCGGATGTGGTCATCAGCGTTTTTGACCCGCAGGAAGCCGCCCGTCAGTGCGATGTGGTCTTTCTTGCCGTGCCCGCAGGCACAGCCATGGACATGGCTGAAATGCTGCTGCGCGCCGGGGTGAAAGTTGTTGACCTCTCGGCGGATTTTCGCCTGCGCGACCCAGAAACATATGCCACATGGTACAAGCGCGAGCACGTATGCACTGATCTGCTGCACAAGGCCGTGTACGGCCTGCCCGAACTATATGCGGCTGAAATCGCAGGTGCGAAACTTATCGCCAACCCAGGTTGCTACCCCACCTCGGTGATACTGGGCCTGTACGCCGCCATCAAGAATGACCTCGTGCATACCGATGACATTGTAGTGGACGCCAAATCCGGGGCCACGGGCGCTGGCCGCAAGGCAGCAGTGCCTACGTTGTTCTGCGAGATTTCCGACAATTTCCGCGCCTACGGCCTGCCCACGCACCGGCATACGCCGGAAATCGAACAGGAACTCAGCCTGCTGGCGGGCCACGACATGCGGATTTCGTTCAACACGCACATCTTGCCCACCAACAGGGGCATTTTGTCCACCATCTATACCAAGCTCAAAAACCCCGCCACCAGCCTGGATGAAGTGCGCGAGGTCTTTACCCGCACGTGGGAACACAGCCCGTGGGTTCGCATTCTGCCCAAGGGAGCGCTGCCGGAAACGCGTTTTGTGCGCGGCAGCATGTTCTGCGATCTGGGTCTTGTGGTAGACCCCCGTACGGGGCGGCTCATCATCGTTTCTGCCATCGACAACCTGTGCAGGGGCGCATCCGGTCAGGCCATGGCCAACGCCAACCTCATGTGCGGGCTGCCGGTAGAAACGGGCCTCAATACTTTGGCCCCGCTGGCCTAA